A genomic segment from Leptolyngbya boryana PCC 6306 encodes:
- a CDS encoding HepT-like ribonuclease domain-containing protein: MATNRDAEAILDIVDAAQQIQRAVRALTLEAFQSDREKQAAVLYFYIIIGEATKRVSTELRSQFPDIPWRDMAGLRDIAAHQYDRVDLETIWIITQTSIPDLLTRLEPLLEPPEESQ; encoded by the coding sequence ATGGCAACTAATCGCGATGCAGAAGCGATTTTAGATATTGTAGATGCTGCTCAACAAATTCAGCGTGCCGTGCGGGCTTTGACCCTTGAAGCGTTTCAGTCTGATCGAGAAAAGCAAGCGGCAGTCCTCTACTTTTACATCATCATTGGCGAAGCAACGAAGCGCGTTTCTACAGAACTGCGATCGCAGTTCCCCGATATTCCTTGGCGCGACATGGCTGGTCTTCGAGATATTGCCGCTCACCAGTACGATCGTGTGGACTTAGAGACAATTTGGATCATTACACAGACCAGCATCCCTGATTTACTCACCCGCCTCGAACCCCTACTAGAACCGCCCGAAGAGAGCCAGTAA
- a CDS encoding Mrp/NBP35 family ATP-binding protein — protein MLETLSAESVLEVLKPVQDPELQKSLVALNMIRNVSIDDGKVRFTLVLTTPACPLRQFIVEDCERAIKTLPGVTSVEVEVTAETPQQKSLPDRTGIEGVKNIIAISSGKGGVGKSSVAVNVAVALAQAGAKVGLIDADIYGPNAPTMLGLEGSGVAVTQTEQGEILEPAFNHGVKLVSMGFLIDKDQPVIWRGPMLNGVIRQFLYQVRWGDLDYLIVDMPPGTGDAQLTMAQAVPMAGAVIVTTPQTVALLDSRRGLKMFQQLNVPVLGIVENMSYFIPPDMPDRQYDIFGSAGGEKTAAELNVPLLGCVPLEIPLRQGGDKGIPIVVGDPDSASAKALTQIAQQIAAKVSVAALA, from the coding sequence ATGCTAGAAACTCTTAGTGCAGAATCCGTTTTAGAAGTGCTTAAACCAGTTCAAGACCCTGAACTCCAAAAAAGTTTGGTGGCGTTGAACATGATTCGCAATGTGTCGATCGACGATGGCAAGGTTCGATTCACATTAGTCTTAACGACTCCTGCCTGTCCGTTACGTCAGTTTATTGTCGAAGACTGTGAGCGGGCGATTAAAACTTTACCCGGTGTGACATCTGTCGAAGTCGAAGTGACCGCTGAGACACCACAGCAAAAATCTTTACCCGATCGTACTGGGATCGAGGGTGTGAAAAATATTATTGCGATTTCCAGTGGTAAAGGTGGCGTTGGGAAAAGCTCAGTTGCCGTTAACGTTGCAGTGGCATTGGCGCAAGCTGGCGCTAAAGTCGGGTTAATCGATGCCGATATTTATGGACCGAATGCTCCGACAATGTTAGGGCTTGAAGGATCGGGTGTTGCAGTTACGCAAACAGAACAAGGTGAAATTCTCGAACCTGCCTTCAATCACGGAGTCAAATTAGTTTCGATGGGGTTTCTGATCGACAAGGATCAGCCTGTGATCTGGCGAGGTCCGATGTTGAATGGTGTCATTCGTCAGTTTCTCTATCAAGTTCGGTGGGGTGATCTCGATTATTTAATCGTCGATATGCCTCCGGGAACTGGAGATGCTCAATTGACGATGGCGCAAGCGGTTCCGATGGCGGGGGCAGTGATTGTTACAACTCCTCAAACGGTTGCGCTACTGGATTCTCGGCGCGGGTTGAAGATGTTTCAACAATTGAACGTCCCAGTGTTAGGCATCGTTGAGAATATGAGTTATTTTATTCCGCCGGACATGCCCGATCGACAGTATGACATTTTCGGTTCAGCCGGAGGCGAAAAGACTGCGGCGGAGCTAAATGTGCCTTTGTTGGGCTGTGTACCGTTGGAAATCCCGCTGCGTCAGGGCGGAGACAAGGGAATTCCGATCGTCGTTGGCGATCCCGATTCTGCTTCGGCAAAAGCATTGACACAGATTGCTCAGCAAATTGCTGCTAAAGTATCCGTTGCAGCACTCGCATAA
- a CDS encoding alpha/beta fold hydrolase, which translates to MLQFQPPGFRQKNTQTSLGTIAYYTQTEVVERSPIVFLHSFGGGSSAYEWSKVYPVFARQHQIIAPDLLGWGESSHPARDYRAEDYVSSIAEFLPKVTREPAILVASSLSGALAIRVAIQHPDLVKSLFLVCPSGFDDFGEGAGRRIPREIINTPILDRVIYAIGATNEFAVRNFLENFLFVNRDRITPEMVNAYLASARQPNAEYAALAFLRGDLYFDLSRYLPQLTTPTAIVWGEEAQFTDVRLGQQLSDLNERVQSFEVVPDSGVLVALEQPAIVAGLLQEFLSAEK; encoded by the coding sequence ATGCTGCAATTTCAGCCCCCAGGATTTAGACAGAAGAATACTCAAACTAGCTTAGGAACGATCGCTTACTACACTCAAACTGAAGTGGTAGAAAGATCTCCCATCGTCTTTCTCCATAGCTTCGGTGGCGGTTCCTCGGCTTATGAATGGTCAAAAGTCTATCCAGTATTTGCAAGACAGCATCAAATCATTGCGCCGGATCTTTTAGGTTGGGGAGAGTCAAGTCATCCCGCACGAGATTACCGAGCGGAAGATTATGTATCATCAATCGCTGAATTTCTCCCAAAAGTAACCCGTGAACCTGCAATATTAGTGGCTTCTTCATTGAGTGGTGCATTAGCGATTCGCGTCGCAATTCAGCATCCTGACTTAGTGAAGTCACTGTTTCTGGTGTGTCCATCTGGATTTGATGATTTTGGCGAGGGAGCAGGCAGACGAATTCCCAGAGAGATTATTAATACACCGATTTTAGATCGCGTGATTTATGCGATCGGAGCCACGAATGAATTCGCCGTTCGGAATTTCTTAGAGAATTTCTTGTTTGTGAATCGCGATCGCATTACTCCAGAGATGGTAAATGCCTATCTTGCATCTGCGCGTCAGCCCAATGCAGAGTATGCAGCGTTGGCATTTTTAAGAGGAGATTTGTATTTTGATTTGTCGCGGTACTTGCCGCAATTGACAACGCCAACTGCGATCGTTTGGGGAGAAGAAGCGCAGTTTACCGATGTACGATTAGGACAACAGTTGTCGGACTTGAATGAAAGAGTGCAATCGTTTGAAGTCGTGCCAGACTCAGGCGTATTAGTCGCGTTAGAGCAACCTGCGATCGTGGCTGGACTATTACAAGAATTTTTGAGTGCAGAGAAGTAG
- the rodA gene encoding rod shape-determining protein RodA, with protein MFRKKKSPIPSTLRPWLQPWQDMDWFLLGAVLALTILGGLMIHSVQLNHTERRDWMFHALIGSVGTCLIFVISRLRYDALLAWKWWIYGLTNVALLLVMVVGVEEKGAQRWLNVFGFGIQPSEFAKLGAIITLAAILHQRSASTLPQMLKVLAIAALPWALIFLQPNLGTSLVFGAITFGILYWGNANPGWLLLLISPVISAILFTTLVAKGAIGIVGLGLWIAFVGVVAWRTLPWKTYGILVPVVINTVAGGLGQVLWQFVLHDYQKARILTLIDPDQDPQGAGYHVIQSRIAIGAGETFGRGLFHGTQTQLEFVPEQHTDFIFTAIGEELGFVGSIFVLGAYLLICYRLLIIAQSAKDEFGSLIAVGVFSMIIFQVSINIGMTINLAPVTGIPLPWLSHGNAALLMNFLAIGLVESVANSRQKSKF; from the coding sequence ATGTTTCGCAAGAAAAAGTCTCCGATTCCGTCTACGCTCCGACCTTGGCTTCAACCCTGGCAAGATATGGACTGGTTTTTGTTAGGCGCAGTCCTAGCATTGACTATTTTAGGAGGGTTGATGATTCACAGTGTGCAACTGAATCATACGGAGCGACGGGACTGGATGTTTCACGCTCTGATTGGGAGTGTGGGCACCTGTTTGATCTTCGTCATCTCTCGGCTGCGTTATGACGCGCTGCTGGCTTGGAAATGGTGGATTTATGGTCTGACCAATGTAGCACTGCTGCTGGTAATGGTCGTGGGAGTCGAGGAAAAAGGGGCACAGCGATGGCTAAATGTCTTTGGGTTCGGGATTCAGCCGTCTGAGTTTGCGAAGTTGGGCGCTATTATTACGCTAGCTGCGATTTTGCATCAGCGATCGGCATCGACGTTGCCTCAAATGCTGAAAGTTTTGGCGATCGCTGCTTTGCCTTGGGCGTTAATCTTTTTACAGCCTAACTTAGGCACATCGCTGGTATTTGGTGCCATTACATTCGGGATATTGTATTGGGGAAATGCGAATCCGGGCTGGCTATTGTTGCTGATTTCTCCAGTCATTTCTGCGATTTTGTTCACAACGTTGGTGGCAAAAGGCGCGATCGGGATTGTGGGGCTAGGACTGTGGATTGCTTTCGTTGGGGTGGTTGCCTGGAGAACTTTGCCGTGGAAGACTTACGGGATTTTAGTACCCGTTGTGATTAATACGGTCGCGGGCGGGCTTGGTCAAGTGCTGTGGCAATTTGTGCTGCATGACTATCAGAAAGCTCGGATTCTGACGCTGATTGATCCAGATCAAGATCCGCAGGGGGCTGGGTATCATGTCATTCAGTCACGAATTGCGATCGGGGCTGGAGAAACTTTCGGACGAGGATTGTTTCATGGCACTCAAACCCAGCTAGAGTTTGTCCCTGAACAGCATACAGACTTTATTTTTACTGCGATCGGTGAGGAATTAGGCTTTGTCGGTTCGATTTTTGTGTTGGGCGCTTATCTGCTGATCTGTTATCGTCTGCTGATTATTGCTCAAAGTGCAAAGGATGAGTTTGGTTCACTGATTGCCGTGGGTGTGTTCTCAATGATTATTTTCCAAGTGTCGATCAATATCGGCATGACGATTAATCTTGCGCCTGTTACGGGAATTCCGCTGCCTTGGTTAAGCCACGGGAATGCGGCATTGCTGATGAATTTTTTGGCGATCGGGTTAGTCGAATCAGTGGCGAACTCTCGACAGAAGTCAAAATTCTAA
- a CDS encoding nucleotidyltransferase family protein, whose protein sequence is MSSNLAFDKILGERLHVSPDQIAEFCQRWHVLEFALFGSILRDDFQPHTSDVDVLVAFHPTAKQGLTEWLDMQDELEALLQRKVDLVSKKAIQESRNWIRKRNILESAQVIYGN, encoded by the coding sequence ATGAGTTCTAACCTGGCTTTTGACAAAATTTTAGGTGAGCGGCTGCACGTTTCTCCTGACCAAATTGCTGAATTCTGTCAGCGTTGGCATGTCCTGGAGTTTGCTCTATTTGGCTCTATCCTGCGCGACGATTTTCAACCGCATACAAGTGATGTCGATGTGCTGGTAGCGTTTCATCCAACGGCAAAACAAGGGCTAACGGAATGGCTAGATATGCAAGATGAACTCGAAGCCCTGCTTCAACGTAAAGTGGATCTCGTTAGTAAGAAGGCAATTCAGGAAAGCCGAAACTGGATTCGGAAACGCAACATCTTGGAATCGGCACAGGTAATCTATGGCAACTAA